In the genome of Gloeotrichia echinulata CP02, one region contains:
- a CDS encoding S-layer homology domain-containing protein — MVNSTLVATLYVNSVTGNDANAGSRLSPFKSLTRALKATTKPTIIQLGYGTYNTASGEVFPLVIPVGVMVVGNEANKGAGIVILGNGAYQSPSFGGQNITVLLLGDASLRGVTVSNATPKGTGVWIESTAPTLINNTFINCGREGVFTTGTAKPAILDNVFIQNIASGLVMARNSKGEVLRNVFQKNALGIAISDFAAPLVANNKLSENQTAIALSREARPVLRNNLITQNSQGGLLVNGNAIPDLGSSQDPADNIFHGNNNFDLQNVTSQQLVSIGNQLNPTQVKGAVEFLAATADSPSGVSVNTSFADLGGHWAAAFVEALVNKGLISGFPDGTFGPEAPITRAQYAAIIAKTFQLPTVNKNSNFTDVKPDFWAASAILSAANMGFISGFPDGTFRPAQNLTKIQAIVSIVNGLKMSGGNPNVLSVYSDRAQIPSYANNAVAVATQKLLVVNYPDTEQLEPLKEMTRAEVAALIYQALVGTGVEKAIPSPYIVNPDVDIPGFTDLVGHWAEAFIRALVSMDLTSGFADGSYQPDKPMTRAQYAALVAVAFNPANTRSAPDFVDVPQDFWAAKAIKIAASGGFVGGFSDRTFRPDQNVQRLQVIVSLVNGLALPTADSQALLTYTDRNTIPDYARSAVATATQQKIIVNYPDTKQLVPVREATRAEVAAMVYQALVAIQRTPAINSPYIVSQRSN, encoded by the coding sequence ATGGTAAACTCTACCCTCGTTGCCACGCTCTATGTTAACTCCGTGACAGGAAATGATGCTAATGCTGGTTCACGGTTGAGTCCCTTTAAAAGCCTCACCCGTGCCTTAAAAGCCACTACAAAACCGACAATTATTCAGCTAGGATATGGAACTTATAACACCGCTAGTGGTGAGGTTTTTCCACTGGTTATCCCGGTGGGGGTGATGGTGGTAGGTAACGAAGCCAATAAAGGTGCGGGGATTGTGATTTTAGGGAATGGCGCGTATCAAAGTCCCAGCTTTGGTGGGCAAAATATCACGGTGCTATTGCTAGGTGATGCCAGTCTTAGGGGTGTAACTGTCAGTAATGCCACACCAAAAGGTACTGGTGTCTGGATTGAATCCACAGCACCGACGTTAATTAATAATACTTTTATCAATTGCGGTCGGGAAGGTGTATTTACAACCGGCACAGCCAAACCGGCAATTCTCGATAATGTGTTTATACAAAATATTGCCAGTGGGTTGGTAATGGCGCGGAATAGTAAAGGGGAAGTCCTACGGAATGTTTTTCAAAAAAATGCTTTGGGTATAGCTATTAGTGACTTTGCTGCCCCTTTAGTCGCTAATAATAAACTATCAGAAAACCAGACAGCGATCGCCCTTTCACGAGAGGCCCGGCCTGTACTGCGGAATAATCTGATTACCCAAAATAGCCAAGGTGGTTTGTTGGTCAATGGTAATGCTATCCCCGATTTAGGTAGTAGCCAAGACCCGGCTGATAATATTTTTCACGGAAATAACAATTTTGATTTACAAAACGTCACATCACAGCAGTTGGTTTCTATCGGAAATCAGTTAAATCCCACTCAGGTAAAAGGAGCAGTAGAATTTCTCGCCGCTACAGCAGACAGTCCCAGTGGAGTATCAGTTAACACTAGTTTCGCTGATTTGGGTGGGCATTGGGCAGCGGCTTTTGTCGAAGCATTGGTCAACAAAGGCTTAATTAGCGGCTTTCCCGATGGCACATTTGGACCAGAAGCACCGATCACCCGCGCCCAATATGCTGCTATAATTGCCAAAACTTTTCAGCTACCTACGGTAAACAAAAACAGTAATTTTACAGATGTCAAACCAGACTTTTGGGCAGCATCAGCCATCTTGAGTGCTGCCAATATGGGTTTTATCAGTGGATTTCCCGATGGAACATTTCGACCGGCGCAAAATTTAACCAAGATTCAGGCGATAGTATCGATAGTCAACGGGTTGAAAATGAGTGGAGGGAATCCAAATGTGTTAAGTGTATACAGCGATCGCGCCCAAATTCCCAGTTATGCTAACAATGCCGTAGCCGTAGCCACGCAAAAGCTGTTAGTGGTGAACTACCCCGACACCGAACAACTAGAACCACTCAAGGAGATGACACGCGCTGAGGTAGCAGCATTAATTTATCAGGCCTTAGTAGGCACAGGCGTTGAAAAGGCGATTCCCTCACCCTACATCGTCAATCCTGATGTAGATATTCCCGGATTCACCGACCTTGTGGGACACTGGGCAGAGGCATTTATTCGTGCATTAGTGAGTATGGACTTAACTAGTGGTTTTGCTGATGGTAGCTACCAACCAGATAAACCGATGACCCGCGCCCAATACGCGGCTTTAGTCGCAGTTGCTTTTAACCCGGCGAACACACGTTCAGCACCAGATTTTGTCGATGTACCCCAGGATTTTTGGGCGGCTAAAGCCATAAAAATTGCCGCTAGCGGCGGCTTTGTCGGCGGATTTAGCGATCGCACCTTCCGCCCCGATCAAAATGTGCAAAGGCTACAAGTGATTGTTTCCCTAGTCAACGGACTAGCCCTACCTACCGCTGATAGCCAAGCCTTACTCACCTACACTGACCGCAATACTATTCCCGACTATGCCAGATCCGCCGTGGCCACTGCCACCCAACAAAAAATAATTGTCAATTATCCAGATACTAAGCAGCTTGTGCCAGTTCGAGAAGCGACACGTGCGGAAGTAGCAGCAATGGTATATCAAGCATTGGTAGCCATTCAACGAACACCCGCAATTAACTCACCGTATATTGTCTCCCAGAGAAGCAATTGA